A single window of Halobacterium jilantaiense DNA harbors:
- a CDS encoding replication factor A (Replication protein A protects and stabilize the intermediate ssDNA that is generated by the unwinding action of a DNA helicase at the replication fork. In addition, SSBs prevent the formation of secondary structures by single-stranded template DNA.) encodes MSDLSDTAQEVHDDLSEHVDATVDDVEARLEKLVTEYKVPVDEARRSVENHYLDEAGLDRDDLAGGGGNDTVEVEDVDEAEQWVDITAKVVELWEPRSDSVGQVGLLGDPTGTIKFTKWAKSDLANLEEGKTYRLGNVVTDEYQGRYSVKLNKTTTIEEVDEEFEVGDNEDEVEGALVDVQSGSGLIKRCPEEDCTRVLQNGRCNEHGEVEGEFDLRIKGVLDDGTDVHEVIFDEEATEALTGIGLEEAKQMAKDALDTTVVADEMKAKILGKYYRVTGPTFGRYVLANETELLDDQPDPESVLIRARSM; translated from the coding sequence ATGAGCGACCTTTCAGACACTGCTCAGGAGGTTCACGACGACCTCTCGGAGCACGTCGACGCCACCGTCGACGACGTGGAAGCACGGCTGGAGAAACTGGTTACGGAGTACAAGGTCCCGGTAGACGAGGCCCGCCGCAGCGTCGAGAACCACTACCTCGACGAGGCCGGCCTCGACCGCGACGACCTCGCCGGCGGGGGCGGCAACGACACCGTCGAAGTCGAGGACGTCGACGAGGCCGAGCAGTGGGTGGACATCACGGCGAAAGTCGTGGAGCTCTGGGAGCCCCGCTCGGACTCCGTCGGGCAGGTCGGCCTGCTCGGCGACCCGACCGGCACCATCAAGTTCACCAAGTGGGCCAAATCCGACCTCGCGAACCTCGAAGAAGGGAAGACCTACCGCCTCGGGAACGTCGTCACCGACGAGTACCAGGGCCGGTACTCGGTGAAACTGAACAAGACGACGACCATCGAGGAGGTCGACGAGGAGTTCGAAGTCGGCGACAACGAAGACGAAGTCGAGGGCGCGCTCGTGGACGTCCAGTCCGGGAGCGGCCTCATCAAGCGCTGCCCGGAGGAGGACTGCACGCGCGTCCTCCAGAACGGCCGCTGCAACGAGCACGGCGAGGTCGAGGGCGAGTTCGACCTCCGCATCAAGGGCGTGCTCGACGACGGCACCGACGTCCACGAGGTCATCTTCGACGAGGAGGCCACGGAAGCCCTCACGGGCATCGGCCTGGAGGAGGCCAAGCAGATGGCCAAGGACGCCCTCGACACGACCGTCGTCGCCGACGAGATGAAGGCGAAGATTCTCGGGAAGTACTACCGGGTCACGGGGCCGACGTTCGGCCGCTACGTGCTCGCGAACGAGACGGAGCTGCTGGACGACCAGCCAGACCCTGAATCCGTGCTGATTCGAGCGAGGTCGATGTAG
- a CDS encoding mannose-1-phosphate guanylyltransferase, with protein sequence MTRTVAVLLAGGTGTRLYPASRSHRPKQFLALGDDDRSLLRRTADRAEFADDLLAVTRGEYADRVREEVPEATVLVEPAGKDTGPALAYAASEVRERFGGDAAMLCLPSDHVVGDGFRDTAETAVDVAVRTDALVTLGIEPDRPATGYGYIEPGADRGDHSEVAVFREKPDAETAQRLVDRSCLWNAGMFAWTPAAFLDAASDGPLGPLADALEFGADPAAAFERVDPVSVDYAVLERAADVRVVPAAFDWDDVGAWDALGRLLDGENAVLGDATVVDASGNVIASDDKHVSVVGVDDLVVAAYDDRVLVVPREDAQRVREAVAALDEDGLF encoded by the coding sequence GTGACGCGCACCGTCGCCGTCCTGCTCGCGGGCGGCACCGGCACCCGGCTCTACCCGGCGAGCCGGAGCCACCGCCCGAAGCAGTTCCTCGCGCTCGGCGACGACGACCGCAGCCTCCTCCGCCGCACCGCCGACCGCGCGGAGTTCGCTGACGACCTCCTCGCTGTCACTCGCGGCGAGTACGCCGACCGCGTCCGCGAGGAAGTGCCGGAGGCCACCGTCCTCGTCGAGCCGGCGGGGAAAGACACGGGGCCGGCGCTCGCGTACGCCGCCAGCGAAGTGCGGGAGCGCTTCGGGGGCGACGCGGCGATGCTCTGCCTGCCGAGCGACCACGTCGTCGGTGACGGCTTCCGGGACACGGCCGAGACGGCCGTGGATGTCGCCGTACGCACCGACGCGCTGGTCACGCTCGGAATCGAGCCGGACCGCCCTGCGACTGGCTACGGCTACATCGAGCCGGGCGCGGACCGCGGCGACCACAGCGAGGTGGCGGTCTTCCGGGAGAAGCCGGACGCCGAGACGGCCCAGCGGCTCGTCGACCGTAGCTGTCTCTGGAACGCCGGGATGTTCGCGTGGACGCCCGCGGCGTTCCTCGACGCCGCCAGCGACGGACCGCTCGGTCCGCTCGCGGACGCACTCGAATTCGGAGCCGACCCCGCCGCTGCCTTCGAGCGCGTCGACCCCGTGAGCGTCGACTACGCAGTCCTCGAACGCGCCGCCGACGTCCGGGTCGTGCCGGCGGCCTTCGACTGGGACGATGTCGGCGCGTGGGACGCGCTCGGCCGCCTACTGGACGGCGAGAACGCTGTCCTCGGCGACGCCACGGTCGTCGATGCGAGCGGGAACGTCATCGCCAGTGACGACAAACACGTCTCGGTGGTCGGCGTCGACGACCTCGTGGTCGCCGCCTACGACGACCGCGTCCTCGTCGTCCCCCGGGAGGACGCCCAGCGCGTCCGCGAGGCCGTCGCGGCACTGGACGAGGACGGCCTGTTTTAG
- a CDS encoding SDR family oxidoreductase, translating to MDLALDGDAALVTASSSGLGKASAAALAREGADVMLCSRSEDRLDAAAEDVRSDAAGDVLTVPTDITDPDDVEAVVDATVDEFGRLDHVVTSAGGVPSGPFLDTSDRDWYDAYDLLVMSVVRTLDAAHEHLVDGGGTVTCVTSTSVSEPLEGLVLSNAVRRGVVGLAKTVAREWAPEVRANVVQPGAHETPRIEELVDASVARGEYDSYEEGLAAWSDDIPLGRVGDPAEFGDVVAFLASDRASFVNGVSLPVDGGRLRG from the coding sequence ATGGACCTGGCACTCGACGGCGACGCGGCGCTCGTGACGGCATCGTCCAGCGGCCTCGGGAAGGCGAGTGCGGCGGCGCTCGCCCGCGAGGGTGCCGACGTCATGCTCTGCTCCCGCAGCGAGGACCGCCTCGACGCCGCGGCCGAGGACGTGCGGTCGGACGCGGCCGGCGACGTCCTGACCGTCCCGACGGACATCACCGACCCCGACGACGTGGAGGCAGTCGTGGACGCGACCGTCGACGAGTTCGGCCGCCTCGACCACGTCGTCACGTCGGCGGGCGGCGTGCCAAGCGGGCCGTTCCTCGACACGAGCGACCGAGACTGGTACGACGCCTACGACCTGCTCGTGATGAGCGTCGTGCGCACCCTCGACGCGGCCCACGAGCACCTCGTGGACGGCGGCGGCACCGTCACCTGCGTCACGTCGACGAGCGTCAGCGAGCCCCTCGAGGGGCTCGTGCTGTCGAACGCCGTCCGGCGGGGCGTCGTCGGCCTCGCGAAGACCGTCGCCCGCGAGTGGGCTCCCGAGGTCCGGGCGAACGTCGTCCAGCCCGGTGCCCACGAGACGCCGCGAATCGAGGAACTCGTCGACGCTTCGGTGGCGCGCGGCGAGTACGACAGCTACGAGGAGGGGCTGGCGGCGTGGAGCGACGACATCCCGCTGGGCCGCGTCGGCGACCCCGCGGAGTTCGGGGACGTCGTCGCGTTCCTCGCGAGCGACCGCGCGAGCTTCGTGAACGGTGTCAGCCTCCCCGTCGACGGCGGCCGCCTGCGCGGCTAG
- a CDS encoding TRAM domain-containing protein: protein MADCPLADECPSFQEQIEGMGCQHYGDRGGMEWCQHYSQPISDLKTAPVVPGQEVVIEVDDMHESGAGVGRQEDSGFIVMVDGVLPPARVKAEISKVKPNYARADLIEKLPEKDDEEDEEDAEEADEEAESDEDDEDDEGGMERLGSRDNFWGN from the coding sequence ATGGCCGACTGCCCCCTCGCCGACGAGTGCCCCAGCTTCCAGGAACAGATAGAGGGAATGGGGTGCCAGCACTACGGCGACCGCGGTGGGATGGAGTGGTGCCAGCACTACAGCCAGCCCATCTCCGACCTGAAGACGGCTCCCGTGGTGCCCGGTCAGGAGGTAGTCATCGAGGTCGACGACATGCACGAGAGCGGTGCGGGCGTCGGCCGGCAGGAGGACTCCGGGTTCATCGTGATGGTCGACGGCGTGCTGCCGCCGGCTCGCGTGAAAGCCGAGATTTCGAAGGTGAAGCCGAACTACGCCCGCGCCGACCTCATCGAGAAACTCCCCGAGAAGGACGACGAGGAAGACGAGGAGGACGCCGAGGAGGCGGACGAGGAGGCGGAAAGCGACGAGGACGATGAGGACGACGAAGGCGGAATGGAGCGGCTCGGCAGCCGCGATAACTTCTGGGGCAACTAG
- a CDS encoding radical SAM protein, whose product MISKGCEQCAEGGKMVLFVYGYCDQRDCFYCPLGENRKNVHQVYANERPVESEDDIVKEAKLMDALGTSITGGEPQEVLDRTCRYLRRLKDEFGEDHHTHLYTGITGGRENMRRLSEAGLDEIRFHPPYELWGDMHGTEWEEILYIAREEGLTPAFEIPGIRAEQEFLDFLDEGAADFCNVNEFEMSDGNYERMQEAGYELQEDHMSAVDGSKEAILEEMADHEKVYFCTSVFKDAAQHRSRLKRMARNVRREFDEITDDGTLVYGKTTVEPERFRALGVPEEFYTVKSEHVEVAWWLLEEMVEDGDIGEGEIVEQYPTYDGQVVERTPLA is encoded by the coding sequence ATGATCTCCAAGGGCTGCGAGCAGTGCGCGGAAGGGGGGAAGATGGTCCTCTTCGTCTACGGGTACTGCGACCAGCGTGACTGCTTCTACTGTCCGCTCGGCGAGAACCGGAAGAACGTCCACCAGGTGTACGCCAACGAGCGCCCCGTCGAGTCCGAGGACGACATCGTGAAGGAGGCGAAGCTGATGGACGCGCTCGGGACCTCCATCACGGGCGGCGAGCCCCAGGAGGTACTCGACCGGACGTGTCGGTACCTCCGCAGGCTGAAAGACGAGTTCGGCGAGGACCACCACACACATCTCTACACGGGCATCACGGGCGGCCGCGAGAACATGCGGCGGCTGAGCGAGGCCGGCCTCGACGAGATTCGCTTCCACCCGCCGTACGAGCTGTGGGGCGACATGCACGGCACCGAGTGGGAGGAAATTCTGTACATCGCACGCGAGGAAGGTCTCACCCCGGCGTTCGAGATTCCGGGCATCCGCGCCGAGCAGGAGTTCCTCGACTTCCTCGACGAGGGCGCGGCGGACTTCTGCAACGTCAACGAGTTCGAGATGAGCGACGGGAACTACGAGCGCATGCAGGAGGCCGGCTACGAACTGCAGGAGGACCACATGAGCGCCGTCGACGGCTCGAAGGAGGCCATCCTCGAAGAAATGGCCGACCACGAGAAGGTGTACTTCTGTACGAGCGTCTTCAAGGACGCCGCCCAGCACCGCTCGCGGCTGAAGCGGATGGCGCGGAACGTCCGCCGGGAGTTCGACGAAATCACGGACGACGGTACGCTCGTCTACGGGAAGACCACCGTCGAACCGGAGCGCTTCCGCGCGCTCGGCGTCCCCGAGGAGTTCTACACCGTGAAGTCAGAGCACGTCGAGGTGGCGTGGTGGCTCCTCGAGGAGATGGTCGAGGACGGCGACATCGGCGAGGGCGAGATCGTCGAACAGTACCCGACGTACGACGGCCAGGTCGTCGAACGCACGCCGCTGGCGTAG